A single genomic interval of Rhododendron vialii isolate Sample 1 chromosome 3a, ASM3025357v1 harbors:
- the LOC131320873 gene encoding diacylglycerol kinase 7-like isoform X3 — protein MESPGPDTNRYTAARSSVIDSFKGCSIMSGPRIPKEELRRKITMPLYLRLAIRDAILSNNVAFGNHHHPLHASGEAVHSPESPLVVFINSRSGGRHGPELKERLQDLMGEQQVFDLQFVKPHEFVKYGLGCLENLADLGDTCARDAREKLKVVVAGGDGTVGWVLGSLGELHKEGREPVPATAIIPLGTGNDLSRSFGWGGSFPFNWKSAIKSSLDRATRGPICRLDSWIVSILLPNGEVVDPPHSLKPVEECFLDQGFEIDGELPEKMTCYEGVFYNYFSIGMDAQVAYSFHNLRNEKPYLAQGPIANKLIYSGYGCTQGWFFTPCMSDPSLRGLNNIARMYIKKVNSSEWEQISIPSSVRSLVALNLNNYASGRNPWGNLKPDYMEKAAVIRFEFRGGEWQEAYMQMDGEPWKQPMDKDYSTFVEIKRVPFQSVMIHGE, from the exons ATGGAGTCGCCGGGGCCGGATACGAATCGGTACACAGCGGCTCGGTCGTCAGTGATCGACTCGTTCAAGGGGTGCTCGATAATGTCTGGGCCCCGGATTCCAAAGGAGGAACTCAGGCGGAAGATTACAATGCCCCTGTACCTCCGCCTCGCCATCCGCGACGCAATCCTCTCCAACAACGTCGCTTTTGggaaccaccaccaccccctccACGCCTCCGGAGAGGCCGTTCATTCGCCAGAGTCACCTCTCGTCGTGTTCATCAATTCCAGGAGCGGCGGCCGGCACGGCCCCGAGCTTAAAGAGAGGCTTCAGGATTTGATGGGCGAACAACAG GTTTTTGACCTTCAATTTGTGAAGCCTCATGAATTTGTTAAGTATGGATTAGGTTGCCTGGAGAACTTAGCTGATCTTGGGGACACATGTGCCAGGGATGCTCGTGAGAAGCTGAAAGTTGTG GTTGCAGGAGGGGATGGCACGGTTGGTTGGGTCCTAGGAAGCCTTGGAGAGCTTCACAAAGAAGGGCGGGAACCAGTTCCTGCAACAGCAATCATTCCTCTTGGTACAGGAAACGACTTATCTAGGAGTTTTGGTTGG GGTGGCTCCTTTCCTTTCAATTGGAAATCAGCAATCAAAAGTAGTCTTGACAGGGCTACTAGAGGTCCAATTTGCCGTCTAGATAG CTGGATTGTTTCAATATTATTGCCAAATGGGGAAGTTGTGGATCCACCCCATTCTTTGAAGCCCGTGGAAGAGTGTTTCCTTGATCAG GGATTCGAAATTGATGGGGAGTTGCCTGAGAAAATGACTTGCTATGAAGGAGTGTTTTACAATTATTTCAGCATAG GAATGGATGCACAAGTTGCCTACAGCTTTCACAATTTACGCAATGAGAAGCCTTACCTTGCACAAGGTCCTATTGCAAACAAG TTGATCTACTCTGGCTATGGTTGTACACAAGGATGGTTCTTCACACCATGCATGAGTGATCCAAGTTTAAG GGGGCTCAATAACATCGCAAGGATGTACATTAAGAAGGTAAACAGCTCAGAATGGGAACAAATTTCAATTCCATCAAG TGTCAGGTCACTAGTTGCTTTAAATCTCAATAACTATGCAAGTGGAAGAAATCCATGGGGTAATCTGAAGCCTGATTATATGGAGAAG GCTGCAGTGATACGTTTCGAGTTTAGAGGTGGAGAATGGCAAGAAGCTTATATGCAAATGGATGGGGAGCCGTGGAAACAGCCAATGGACAAGGATTACTCCACATTTGTTGAAATTAAGAGAGTGCCATTTCAATCGGTTATGATCCATGGAGAGTGA
- the LOC131320873 gene encoding diacylglycerol kinase 7-like isoform X4, with product MESPGPDTNRYTAARSSVIDSFKGCSIMSGPRIPKEELRRKITMPLYLRLAIRDAILSNNVAFGNHHHPLHASGEAVHSPESPLVVFINSRSGGRHGPELKERLQDLMGEQQVFDLQFVKPHEFVKYGLGCLENLADLGDTCARDAREKLKVVVAGGDGTVGWVLGSLGELHKEGREPVPATAIIPLGTGNDLSRSFGWGGSFPFNWKSAIKSSLDRATRGPICRLDSWIVSILLPNGEVVDPPHSLKPVEECFLDQGFEIDGELPEKMTCYEGVFYNYFSIGMDAQVAYSFHNLRNEKPYLAQGPIANKLIYSGYGCTQGWFFTPCMSDPSLRGLNNIARMYIKKVNSSEWEQISIPSRSLVALNLNNYASGRNPWGNLKPDYMEKAAVIRFEFRGGEWQEAYMQMDGEPWKQPMDKDYSTFVEIKRVPFQSVMIHGE from the exons ATGGAGTCGCCGGGGCCGGATACGAATCGGTACACAGCGGCTCGGTCGTCAGTGATCGACTCGTTCAAGGGGTGCTCGATAATGTCTGGGCCCCGGATTCCAAAGGAGGAACTCAGGCGGAAGATTACAATGCCCCTGTACCTCCGCCTCGCCATCCGCGACGCAATCCTCTCCAACAACGTCGCTTTTGggaaccaccaccaccccctccACGCCTCCGGAGAGGCCGTTCATTCGCCAGAGTCACCTCTCGTCGTGTTCATCAATTCCAGGAGCGGCGGCCGGCACGGCCCCGAGCTTAAAGAGAGGCTTCAGGATTTGATGGGCGAACAACAG GTTTTTGACCTTCAATTTGTGAAGCCTCATGAATTTGTTAAGTATGGATTAGGTTGCCTGGAGAACTTAGCTGATCTTGGGGACACATGTGCCAGGGATGCTCGTGAGAAGCTGAAAGTTGTG GTTGCAGGAGGGGATGGCACGGTTGGTTGGGTCCTAGGAAGCCTTGGAGAGCTTCACAAAGAAGGGCGGGAACCAGTTCCTGCAACAGCAATCATTCCTCTTGGTACAGGAAACGACTTATCTAGGAGTTTTGGTTGG GGTGGCTCCTTTCCTTTCAATTGGAAATCAGCAATCAAAAGTAGTCTTGACAGGGCTACTAGAGGTCCAATTTGCCGTCTAGATAG CTGGATTGTTTCAATATTATTGCCAAATGGGGAAGTTGTGGATCCACCCCATTCTTTGAAGCCCGTGGAAGAGTGTTTCCTTGATCAG GGATTCGAAATTGATGGGGAGTTGCCTGAGAAAATGACTTGCTATGAAGGAGTGTTTTACAATTATTTCAGCATAG GAATGGATGCACAAGTTGCCTACAGCTTTCACAATTTACGCAATGAGAAGCCTTACCTTGCACAAGGTCCTATTGCAAACAAG TTGATCTACTCTGGCTATGGTTGTACACAAGGATGGTTCTTCACACCATGCATGAGTGATCCAAGTTTAAG GGGGCTCAATAACATCGCAAGGATGTACATTAAGAAGGTAAACAGCTCAGAATGGGAACAAATTTCAATTCCATCAAG GTCACTAGTTGCTTTAAATCTCAATAACTATGCAAGTGGAAGAAATCCATGGGGTAATCTGAAGCCTGATTATATGGAGAAG GCTGCAGTGATACGTTTCGAGTTTAGAGGTGGAGAATGGCAAGAAGCTTATATGCAAATGGATGGGGAGCCGTGGAAACAGCCAATGGACAAGGATTACTCCACATTTGTTGAAATTAAGAGAGTGCCATTTCAATCGGTTATGATCCATGGAGAGTGA
- the LOC131320873 gene encoding diacylglycerol kinase 7-like isoform X1 — translation MESPGPDTNRYTAARSSVIDSFKGCSIMSGPRIPKEELRRKITMPLYLRLAIRDAILSNNVAFGNHHHPLHASGEAVHSPESPLVVFINSRSGGRHGPELKERLQDLMGEQQVFDLQFVKPHEFVKYGLGCLENLADLGDTCARDAREKLKVVVAGGDGTVGWVLGSLGELHKEGREPVPATAIIPLGTGNDLSRSFGWGGSFPFNWKSAIKSSLDRATRGPICRLDSWIVSILLPNGEVVDPPHSLKPVEECFLDQGFEIDGELPEKMTCYEGVFYNYFSIGMDAQVAYSFHNLRNEKPYLAQGPIANKLIYSGYGCTQGWFFTPCMSDPSLRGLNNIARMYIKKVNSSEWEQISIPSSVRSLVALNLNNYASGRNPWGNLKPDYMEKRGFVEAHVDDGLLEIFGLKQGWHASFVMTELISAKHIAQAAVIRFEFRGGEWQEAYMQMDGEPWKQPMDKDYSTFVEIKRVPFQSVMIHGE, via the exons ATGGAGTCGCCGGGGCCGGATACGAATCGGTACACAGCGGCTCGGTCGTCAGTGATCGACTCGTTCAAGGGGTGCTCGATAATGTCTGGGCCCCGGATTCCAAAGGAGGAACTCAGGCGGAAGATTACAATGCCCCTGTACCTCCGCCTCGCCATCCGCGACGCAATCCTCTCCAACAACGTCGCTTTTGggaaccaccaccaccccctccACGCCTCCGGAGAGGCCGTTCATTCGCCAGAGTCACCTCTCGTCGTGTTCATCAATTCCAGGAGCGGCGGCCGGCACGGCCCCGAGCTTAAAGAGAGGCTTCAGGATTTGATGGGCGAACAACAG GTTTTTGACCTTCAATTTGTGAAGCCTCATGAATTTGTTAAGTATGGATTAGGTTGCCTGGAGAACTTAGCTGATCTTGGGGACACATGTGCCAGGGATGCTCGTGAGAAGCTGAAAGTTGTG GTTGCAGGAGGGGATGGCACGGTTGGTTGGGTCCTAGGAAGCCTTGGAGAGCTTCACAAAGAAGGGCGGGAACCAGTTCCTGCAACAGCAATCATTCCTCTTGGTACAGGAAACGACTTATCTAGGAGTTTTGGTTGG GGTGGCTCCTTTCCTTTCAATTGGAAATCAGCAATCAAAAGTAGTCTTGACAGGGCTACTAGAGGTCCAATTTGCCGTCTAGATAG CTGGATTGTTTCAATATTATTGCCAAATGGGGAAGTTGTGGATCCACCCCATTCTTTGAAGCCCGTGGAAGAGTGTTTCCTTGATCAG GGATTCGAAATTGATGGGGAGTTGCCTGAGAAAATGACTTGCTATGAAGGAGTGTTTTACAATTATTTCAGCATAG GAATGGATGCACAAGTTGCCTACAGCTTTCACAATTTACGCAATGAGAAGCCTTACCTTGCACAAGGTCCTATTGCAAACAAG TTGATCTACTCTGGCTATGGTTGTACACAAGGATGGTTCTTCACACCATGCATGAGTGATCCAAGTTTAAG GGGGCTCAATAACATCGCAAGGATGTACATTAAGAAGGTAAACAGCTCAGAATGGGAACAAATTTCAATTCCATCAAG TGTCAGGTCACTAGTTGCTTTAAATCTCAATAACTATGCAAGTGGAAGAAATCCATGGGGTAATCTGAAGCCTGATTATATGGAGAAG AGAGGCTTTGTTGAGGCTCATGTTGATGATGGCCTTCTAGAAATATTTGGCCTTAAACAAGGATGGCATGCTTCCTTCGTTATGACTGAACTTATTTCTGCCAAACACATTGCTCAG GCTGCAGTGATACGTTTCGAGTTTAGAGGTGGAGAATGGCAAGAAGCTTATATGCAAATGGATGGGGAGCCGTGGAAACAGCCAATGGACAAGGATTACTCCACATTTGTTGAAATTAAGAGAGTGCCATTTCAATCGGTTATGATCCATGGAGAGTGA
- the LOC131320876 gene encoding protein GLUTAMINE DUMPER 3-like: MINGDAPLAPTPALAQRSPWHSPVPYLFGGLAAMLGLIAFALLILACSYWKLSGHLNAEDDNNNNNSAERDVELGEADADEKRKLPPVFEEKILVIMAGQVKPTFLATPVSSRNSSFGSVSSGTGEKADILDGSDRTDEKRKEGRGDQVQVGNMVIHEAEDQVP, from the coding sequence ATGATAAACGGAGATGCTCCTCTCGCACCAACACCGGCGCTGGCGCAACGGTCACCGTGGCACTCTCCAGTACCGTACCTCTTCGGTGGTCTTGCGGCGATGCTGGGTCTCATCGCTTTCGCACTCCTAATCCTTGCTTGCTCCTACTGGAAGCTCTCCGGTCACCTCAACGCTGAGgacgacaacaacaacaacaactccGCCGAAAGAGACGTCGAGCTCGGGGAAGCCGATGCCGACGAGAAAAGAAAACTACCCCCGGTGTTTGAAGAGAAAATCCTGGTGATTATGGCCGGACAAGTGAAGCCCACGTTTTTGGCCACTCCCGTCTCGAGCAGAAACTCCTCTTTTGGGAGTGTTAGTTCAGGTACTGGCGAAAAGGCTGATATATTGGACGGTTCTGATCGGACGGacgaaaagaggaaagagggGAGGGGAGATCAGGTACAGGTAGGGAACATGGTAATCCATGAGGCCGAGGATCAGGTCccttga
- the LOC131320873 gene encoding diacylglycerol kinase 7-like isoform X2, translating to MESPGPDTNRYTAARSSVIDSFKGCSIMSGPRIPKEELRRKITMPLYLRLAIRDAILSNNVAFGNHHHPLHASGEAVHSPESPLVVFINSRSGGRHGPELKERLQDLMGEQQVFDLQFVKPHEFVKYGLGCLENLADLGDTCARDAREKLKVVVAGGDGTVGWVLGSLGELHKEGREPVPATAIIPLGTGNDLSRSFGWGGSFPFNWKSAIKSSLDRATRGPICRLDSWIVSILLPNGEVVDPPHSLKPVEECFLDQGFEIDGELPEKMTCYEGVFYNYFSIGMDAQVAYSFHNLRNEKPYLAQGPIANKLIYSGYGCTQGWFFTPCMSDPSLRGLNNIARMYIKKVNSSEWEQISIPSRSLVALNLNNYASGRNPWGNLKPDYMEKRGFVEAHVDDGLLEIFGLKQGWHASFVMTELISAKHIAQAAVIRFEFRGGEWQEAYMQMDGEPWKQPMDKDYSTFVEIKRVPFQSVMIHGE from the exons ATGGAGTCGCCGGGGCCGGATACGAATCGGTACACAGCGGCTCGGTCGTCAGTGATCGACTCGTTCAAGGGGTGCTCGATAATGTCTGGGCCCCGGATTCCAAAGGAGGAACTCAGGCGGAAGATTACAATGCCCCTGTACCTCCGCCTCGCCATCCGCGACGCAATCCTCTCCAACAACGTCGCTTTTGggaaccaccaccaccccctccACGCCTCCGGAGAGGCCGTTCATTCGCCAGAGTCACCTCTCGTCGTGTTCATCAATTCCAGGAGCGGCGGCCGGCACGGCCCCGAGCTTAAAGAGAGGCTTCAGGATTTGATGGGCGAACAACAG GTTTTTGACCTTCAATTTGTGAAGCCTCATGAATTTGTTAAGTATGGATTAGGTTGCCTGGAGAACTTAGCTGATCTTGGGGACACATGTGCCAGGGATGCTCGTGAGAAGCTGAAAGTTGTG GTTGCAGGAGGGGATGGCACGGTTGGTTGGGTCCTAGGAAGCCTTGGAGAGCTTCACAAAGAAGGGCGGGAACCAGTTCCTGCAACAGCAATCATTCCTCTTGGTACAGGAAACGACTTATCTAGGAGTTTTGGTTGG GGTGGCTCCTTTCCTTTCAATTGGAAATCAGCAATCAAAAGTAGTCTTGACAGGGCTACTAGAGGTCCAATTTGCCGTCTAGATAG CTGGATTGTTTCAATATTATTGCCAAATGGGGAAGTTGTGGATCCACCCCATTCTTTGAAGCCCGTGGAAGAGTGTTTCCTTGATCAG GGATTCGAAATTGATGGGGAGTTGCCTGAGAAAATGACTTGCTATGAAGGAGTGTTTTACAATTATTTCAGCATAG GAATGGATGCACAAGTTGCCTACAGCTTTCACAATTTACGCAATGAGAAGCCTTACCTTGCACAAGGTCCTATTGCAAACAAG TTGATCTACTCTGGCTATGGTTGTACACAAGGATGGTTCTTCACACCATGCATGAGTGATCCAAGTTTAAG GGGGCTCAATAACATCGCAAGGATGTACATTAAGAAGGTAAACAGCTCAGAATGGGAACAAATTTCAATTCCATCAAG GTCACTAGTTGCTTTAAATCTCAATAACTATGCAAGTGGAAGAAATCCATGGGGTAATCTGAAGCCTGATTATATGGAGAAG AGAGGCTTTGTTGAGGCTCATGTTGATGATGGCCTTCTAGAAATATTTGGCCTTAAACAAGGATGGCATGCTTCCTTCGTTATGACTGAACTTATTTCTGCCAAACACATTGCTCAG GCTGCAGTGATACGTTTCGAGTTTAGAGGTGGAGAATGGCAAGAAGCTTATATGCAAATGGATGGGGAGCCGTGGAAACAGCCAATGGACAAGGATTACTCCACATTTGTTGAAATTAAGAGAGTGCCATTTCAATCGGTTATGATCCATGGAGAGTGA